Proteins found in one Plasmodium malariae genome assembly, chromosome: 13 genomic segment:
- the PmUG01_13029800 gene encoding acid phosphatase, putative, whose translation MKMRKHIVSLDEEKLFENVSKDDCGIIKKFNLGVCAMESKVESAPMECILKRLAKSGDFNIIKFKEDMILNNDIDTWPIVDCLIAFYSTGFPLKKAIEYVNKYKPITLNNLDKQLILRSRLQIYEQLKKWGVPHANYVVVDHDTVKRGDHVFEEYYDYIVYDNIRLNKPFIEKPINADNHNNWIYYPKNTGGGCKKLFRKIKDRSSEYCPDIHKVRNNGIYIYEEFLSTFGTDIKVYTVGQMFAHAEARKSPALDGKVCRTSDGKEVRYAVILSEAEKMIAYRIVEAFKQTVCGFDILRTTMGPFVCDVNGWSFVKGNVKYYNDCAHILRAMFLAKLEEKYNIIPRDLADNWYNIENEEEVLRKTFTQPDDLHCSHHEELCSVIIVMRHGDRKPKQKMKFITDKPLLLDYFNCEESLYNVIENKFTHDDHLKINNDFSCSSNNNNNNNNNNSNSNSNSLCLNYLKHNRIDSSMFQYDARSKTYSSNLNHNISFNAQKYESHSNVFVETANPVHDKQNIHLWEHTSSNAQQQANGANDSKVEATHEKAVKRFDYEVPCSTTMANTTAANCAIASTSVTSAGVNCAIASTSVTSAGVNCAIASTSVTSAGANCAIASTSVTSAAANCDIASTSVTSAAANCDIASTSVTSAGANCAIASSITSATHADELRKNYLYKAYTKKEIKFKSPEELQDLFLRNNIILNDIKKEYKVVKEQMLKVQGKREENSNKEGQHELSSSKEGKHNQGKIEKTDNCPNEECLEERDNHEKKIHEKELSRDGHSNILTMTLEELEVKRSEYEVMIENHKTLQKILERGDGFTGINRKVQLKPFDFVIVNDKIIVTNILVVAKWGGELTRMGRRQSENLGKRFRATLYPGDSDGLLRLHSTFRHDFKIFTSDEGRCQITSAAFTKGFLDLDGELTPILVAMVIRNSKAHSLLDDNRPSLERTHCKLYIDSIMNENKNIDDELLKKLTCGKHSRGFRESLKKIRNFFELMSKIRKTIYDFLKSLNQEVQKWLNLFPYDEYALYVIDILHEIQVRWKSLTKMWFKKNKNKYDTSKIPDIVDNVRFDLIHHHSYLGSGLDKAFEIYNLIEPLTNFISQAEYGITPEDKVKIGVNIVGKLLRKLIHDVTYYRDEEDRNKKNSKSNNSLKNSFHISHMNPFSFVKGRERQVKEVGQVKKIGQIQELDQGNCTQNTAQNTAQNAAQNTAQTSEGSEEQRGTPKFVNTCEYNSRQNFLDTLVLKNSYIKSAEESKNESENKGTWNRNINNEVDNMSSSSNTKALNDVVREEGPIIKGARSGSPSNASNNVVASGSPSNANNYIPISDNISTLYSFNLESNKFKKDHSDNVKQYERREYMSKEDSGNTTGEGKYSNEKCNAHVSTLMEMDLSVGNIPHNLEIQEERSNQLLTNCLYYVNTSSTALKNINDSTPKSNIPTLDSRNNNVIEIGAHTNAYMSSCNNCSNSEGKISKLMDNLNNDYKSLLHLADINISSMNNVSSMNNVSSMNNVSSMNNVSSMNSVSGMNNVSSMNNVSSMNNVSSMNNVSSMNNVSSMNNVSSMNTMGGVNSYSKSSIMYNTNVKDIYTPKLINKKEALVINSSDLWAHQNKYRKENNEKQKMKKIKSAKEIDMNEKKEDNNNNYNNNNYNNNNYNNNNYNNNNYNNNNYNNNNYNNNNYNNSNYNNNNYNNSNYNNNNYNNSNYNNNNYNNNNYNNNNYNNNNYNNNNYNNNNYNNNNYNNNDYRKNNSYSNNNNITYKHNAPQQKPQNNYSDSFCMNTHMNECYDGVRKKNGTEEEHVGEGGGSIKSVESGQSGKRGKSCYSMNTVHASDNTAYIFPNDANEHRRDGKKDGREKNEKGEEMEDGKEEDDEGEEEQEHDDDEDIIRLKETDARRLGIRSPWRMVRSRYYVTSASHMISLLNILIHAKNADNSISQNIIDNDSLKSIGDVTDLHYLSHLVFRVWERKQLKRNDHNRFRIEILFSSGAKDGFGQNYELLEKDAKAQQQKYERHINKYFDDKDKKGHIEKNDPYGINVNRNGDPLSAIITSSGEDKPKVEKERGKGENLGDDKKGHISSNCASGSSNGGGIGGGNNVSSSGCNGGGANHGSEERTAKASIEEKKNCLNRSNNNIGDDPNNESYNSHSNSSINMKEDKIKRMNVSSSFKFSKSVVDKPVSSNRRGSNYLNFDMMNMAEKKKSSVYTFSNHSVNDNNVLCSFNIFNKSENEEKFESSYYRREMSYEFGSIHKKMSLSNNNLNREGSYMVRSISSNLRKKNKQKDNLKMDYEKKEKEDITKENLLTYENECISICSQELNRKSHRSFSCQSDRSFYVNKKDGELLSDDTKGKTNIKNRNNLQENEKIKNKFEKNYLQSNNSEENKKVNVFSHVFQHFNENKKNSTSNLKFFYKTYMPDYEKIIENDKKAETFDVPPYCELAPLIVLTKNCQLSTFENILTQILNKYSKSSKNKDKGKLDRDARNGHK comes from the coding sequence ATGAAAATGCGCAAACATATTGTATCCTTAGATGAGGAAAAACTTTTCGAAAATGTATCTAAGGACGATTGtggtattattaaaaagttcAACCTCGGAGTATGCGCTATGGAAAGCAAGGTGGAAAGTGCACCTATGGAATGCATATTAAAAAGGTTAGCAAAAAGTGGGGAtttcaatataataaaatttaaagaagATATGATATTGAATAATGATATAGACACATGGCCTATAGTAGACTGTTTAATAGCATTTTATTCAACTGgttttcctttaaaaaaagcaattgagtatgtaaataaatacaaaccAATAACATTAAACAACTTAGATAAGCAATTAATATTAAGATCTagattacaaatatatgaacagttAAAAAAATGGGGTGTACCGCATGCCAATTATGTAGTTGTTGATCATGATACAGTGAAAAGAGGAGATCATGTTTTTGAAGaatattatgattatattGTGTATGATAATATAAGATTAAATAAACCATTTATAGAAAAACCTATAAATGCAGATAATCATAACAATTGGATTTATTATCCTAAGAACACAGGAGGAGGATGTAAAAagttatttagaaaaataaaagataggAGTAGTGAATATTGTCCAGATATACATAAAGTAAGGAATaatggaatatatatatatgaagaattTCTTTCGACTTTTGGTACagatataaaagtatatactGTTGGTCAAATGTTTGCTCATGCAGAGGCTAGGAAATCACCAGCATTAGATGGAAAAGTATGTAGGACTTCTGATGGTAAAGAAGTTAGATATGCTGTCATTTTGTCCGAAGCGGAGAAGATGATTGCTTATCGAATAGTTGAAGCATTTAAACAAACTGTATGTGGGTTTGATATATTGCGTACTACTATGGGTCCTTTTGTATGTGATGTGAATGGATGGTCTTTTGTTAAAGGGAATGTCAAATACTACAATGATTGTGCACATATATTAAGAGCAATGTTTTTAGCTAAgttagaagaaaaatataacatcaTTCCAAGAGACCTTGCTGATAATTGGTATAATATAGAAAACGAAGAAGAAGTGTTAAGGAAAACATTTACACAGCCAGATGATTTGCATTGTTCTCATCATGAAGAGTTATGCTCAGTAATCATTGTTATGAGACACGGTGATAGAAAaccaaaacaaaaaatgaaatttattacGGACAAACCATTATTATTAGATTATTTCAATTGTGAAGAAAGTTTATATAACGTTATTGAAAATAAGTTTACTCATGATGACCATTTGAAAATTAACAATGATTTTAGttgtagtagtaataataataataataataataataacaatagtaatagtaatagtaatagtttATGCTTGAATTATCTAAAACACAATAGAATAGATTCCTCCATGTTTCAGTATGATGCCCGTAGCAAAACGTACTCTTCTAATTTGAATCATAACATTTCCTTTAATGCACAAAAATATGAATCCCACAGTAACGTATTTGTAGAAACTGCTAATCCTGTCCACGATAAACAAAACATCCATTTGTGGGAACACACTAGTAGCAACGCACAGCAGCAGGCAAACGGAGCTAACGACAGCAAGGTCGAAGCCACACATGAAAAGGCGGTCAAAAGGTTTGACTATGAGGTACCGTGCTCAACTACCATGGCTAATACTACCGCTGCTAACTGTGCCATCGCTTCTACTTCTGTTACTTCAGCTGGTGTTAATTGTGCCATCGCTTCTACTTCTGTTACTTCAGCTGGTGTTAATTGTGCCATCGCTTCTACTTCTGTTACTTCAGCTGGTGCTAATTGTGCTATCGCTTCTACTTCTGTTACTTCCGCCGCTGCTAATTGTGATATCGCTTCTACTTCTGTTACTTCCGCCGCTGCTAATTGTGATATCGCTTCTACTTCTGTTACTTCAGCTGGTGCTAATTGTGCTATCGCTTCTAGCATCACTAGCGCTACGCACGCAGACGAGCTTAGGAAGAATTACCTGTACAAAGCGTACACGAAAAAGGAGATAAAATTCAAATCCCCCGAAGAACTGCAGGATCTCTTTCTAAGAAACAACATCATTCTGAATGATATCAAGAAGGAGTACAAGGTTGTTAAGGAGCAGATGTTGAAGGTACAgggaaaaagagaagaaaataGTAACAAGGAGGGACAGCACGAATTGAGCAGTAGTAAAGAGGGGAAGCACAACCAAGGAAAAATCGAAAAAACGGATAATTGTCCAAATGAGGAATGTTTAGAAGAACGGGATAATCACGAAAAGAAGATACATGAAAAGGAGTTATCCAGAGATGGACATTCCAATATTTTGACGATGACGTTAGAAGAGCTTGAAGTGAAACGGAGCGAATATGAAGTAATGATAGAGAACCACAAAACACTACAAAAAATACTTGAACGAGGTGATGGTTTTACAGGTATAAACAGAAAAGTTCAATTAAAACCATTCGATTTTGTTATAGtgaatgataaaataatagtaacaaacATTCTGGTTGTAGCAAAATGGGGAGGAGAATTAACAAGGATGGGTAGAAGACAATCTGAAAATTTAGGAAAGAGATTTAGAGCTACGCTATATCCAGGTGATTCTGATGGGTTACTAAGATTACATTCAACATTTAGACatgattttaaaatatttacatcaGATGAAGGAAGATGTCAAATAACATCGGCAGCATTTACAAAAGGGTTTTTAGATTTAGATGGAGAATTAACACCTATTTTAGTAGCAATGGTTATTAGAAATTCTAAAGCCCATAGTTTATTAGATGATAATAGACCTAGTTTAGAAAGAACACATTGCAAACTGTATATTGACAGTATaatgaatgaaaataaaaatatagatgatgagttattaaagaaattaaCATGTGGTAAACATTCAAGGGGATTTAGagaatcattaaaaaaaattagaaacttttttgaattaatgagtaaaataagaaaaacgatttatgattttttaaaaagtttaaatCAGGAAGTACAGAAATGGCTTAATCTTTTTCCTTACGATGAATATGCATTATATGTTATAGACATACTTCATGAAATACAAGTGAGATGGAAATCATTAACTAAAATGtggtttaaaaaaaataaaaataaatatgacaCATCTAAAATACCTGATATAGTTGACAATGTGAGATTTGACTTAATACACCATCATTCATATTTAGGTAGTGGGTTAGACAAAGCTTTTGAAATATACAATCTTATAGAACCGTTAACTAATTTTATATCACAAGCTGAGTATGGTATTACTCCTGAAGATAAGGTAAAAATTGGTGTTAACATTGTCGGGAAATTGCTTAGAAAACTCATACACGATGTTACATATTACAGGGATGAAGAGGATaggaataagaaaaatagtaAGTCCAACAACTCGCTTAAAAATTCCTTCCACATCTCGCACATGAACCCGTTCAGCTTTGTGAAGGGGAGGGAGAGGCAGGTAAAGGAAGTTGGGCAGGTGAAAAAAATAGGACAGATACAGGAATTAGACCAGGGGAACTGTACGCAAAATACTGCACAAAATACTGCACAAAATGCTGCACAAAATACTGCTCAAACGTCGGAAGGGTCAGAGGAACAAAGAGGGACGCCTAAATTTGTCAACACGTGTGAGTACAACTCAAGgcaaaattttttagataCTTTAGTATTGAAAAATAGCTACATAAAGAGTGCTGAAGAGAGTAAAAATGAGAGTGAAAACAAAGGCACATGGAacagaaatattaataatgaagTGGATAATAtgagtagtagtagtaatactAAGGCGTTAAATGATGTAGTGAGGGAAGAGGGACCTATCATTAAAGGGGCAAGAAGTGGTTCTCCAAGTAATGCAAGTAACAACGTCGTGGCAAGTGGATCACCAAGCAATGCAAACAACTACATTCCGATAAGTGACAATATATCAACCCTTTATTCGTTCAATTTGGAgagtaataaatttaaaaaagaccATTCTGATAATGTTAAACAATATGAAAGGCGTGAATACATGTCAAAAGAGGACAGTGGAAATACTACAGGAGAGGGGAAATACagtaatgaaaaatgtaatgCACATGTAAGCACATTAATGGAAATGGACTTATCTGTGGGGAACATTCCCCATAATTTAGAAATACAGGAAGAAAGAAGCAATCAACTACTAACAAATTGTCTATATTATGTCAACACGAGTTCTACTGCactgaaaaatataaatgattctACCCCCAAAAGTAATATACCAACACTAGATTCTAGAAATAACAATGTCATAGAAATAGGAGCTCATACAAATGCATATATGAGTTCCTGCAACAACTGCAGCAATAGTGAAGGTAAAATAAGCAAGTTAATGGATAATCTGAACAATGATTACAAGAGTTTGCTGCATCTTgctgatataaatataagcaGTATGAACAATGTAAGCAGCATGAACAATGTAAGCAGCATGAACAATGTAAGCAGCATGAACAATGTAAGCAGTATGAACAGTGTAAGCGGCATGAACAATGTAAGCAGTATGAACAATGTAAGCAGTATGAACAATGTAAGCAGCATGAACAATGTAAGCAGTATGAACAATGTAAGCAGCATGAACAATGTAAGCAGCATGAATACTATGGGCGGGGTGAACAGCTACAGCAAAAGTAGCATCATGTACAACACAAATGtgaaagatatatatacgccaaaattaattaacaaaaaagagGCCCTTGTAATAAACTCGTCTGACTTGTGGGCTCATCAGAATAAGTACagaaaggaaaataatgaaaaacaaaaaatgaaaaaaataaaaagtgcCAAAGAAATAGatatgaatgaaaaaaaagaagacaacaacaataattataacaacaataattataacaacaataattataacaacaataattataacaacaataattataacaacaataattataacaacaataattataacaacaataattataacaacagtaattataacaacaataattataacaacagtaattataacaacaataattataacaacagtaattataacaacaataattataacaataataattataacaataataattataacaataataattataacaataataattataacaacaataattataacaacaataattataacaacaaTGATTATAGAAAGAATAATagttatagtaataataataatattacttataAACACAATGCACCTCAGCAGAAGCCGCAGAACAACTATAGCGACAGTTTTTGTATGAATACTCATATGAACGAATGTTATGACGGGgtcaggaaaaaaaatgggacTGAAGAGGAGCACGTGGGGGAGGGAGGAGGAAGTATTAAAAGTGTGGAAAGTGGACAGAGCGGAAAGAGGGGGAAGTCTTGTTATTCCATGAATACCGTTCATGCAAGTGATAATACCGCTTACATTTTTCCGAATGATGCAAACGAACACAGAAGGGACGGTAAAAAGGATGGCAGAGAGAAGAACGAAAAGGGGGAAGAAATGGAGGACGGGAAGGAGGAAGATGATGAAGGGGAGGAAGAACAAGAGcatgatgatgatgaagatATAATTAGGCTGAAAGAAACAGATGCAAGGAGACTGGGTATAAGATCCCCATGGAGAATGGTTAGGTCACGATATTATGTTACATCAGCATCTCATATGATCTCgttgttaaatatattaatacatgcAAAAAATGCTGATAATTCAATTAgtcaaaatattattgacAATGATTCATTAAAAAGCATAGGGGATGTTACagatttacattatttatcaCATTTAGTTTTTAGAGTATGGGAAagaaaacaattaaaaagaaatgacCATAACAGATTTCgtatagaaatattattcaGTTCTGGTGCAAAGGATGGCTTTGGTCAGAATTATGAACTTTTAGAAAAAGATGCAAAGGCACAACAACAAAAATATGAGAGACacataaacaaatattttgatgataaagataaaaaagggCATATCGAGAAAAATGATCCATATGGGATTAATGTCAATCGGAATGGCGATCCCCTAAGTGCTATAATTACATCATCTGGGGAAGATAAGCCCAAGGTGGAGAAAGAAAGAGGGAAGGGCGAAAATTTGGGGGATGATAAGAAAGGGCATATATCAAGTAACTGCGCAAGTGGCAGCAGTAATGGGGGCGGTATTGGAGGTGGTAATAATGTAAGCAGTAGTGGCTGCAATGGAGGTGGCGCAAACCACGGGAGTGAGGAGCGGACGGCGAAGGCAAGCATAGAAGAGAAGAAGAACTGCCTCAACCGTAGCAATAATAACATAGGAGATGATCCGAATAATGAATCGTATAATTCCCATTCTAATTCATcaataaatatgaaagaggataaaataaagagaatGAATGTAAGTAGTAGTTTTAAGTTTTCAAAAAGTGTAGTAGATAAACCAGTCAGTTCGAATAGAAGAGGAtctaattatttaaatttcgATATGATGAATATGgcagagaaaaaaaaaagtagtgTGTATACCTTCTCTAATCATTCtgtaaatgataataatgtattatgttcattcaatatttttaataaaagtgAAAATGAGGAAAAATTCGAAAGCTCTTATTATAGAAGAGAAATGTCATACGAGTTTGGGAGCATACATAAAAAGATGAGTTTAagtaataacaatttaaatAGAGAAGGAAGTTATATGGTTAGGTCTATTAGCTctaatttaagaaaaaaaaacaaacaaaaagataatttaaaaatggattatgaaaaaaaagaaaaagaagatattactaaggaaaatttattaacatatgAAAATGAATGCATAAGTATTTGCTCGCAAGAATTAAACCGTAAATCACATAGAAGTTTTTCATGTCAAAGTGATAGAtctttttatgtaaataaaaaagatggaGAATTATTAAGTGATGatacaaaaggaaaaactaatataaaaaatagaaataatttacaagaaaatgaaaaaataaaaaataaatttgaaaaaaattatctacAGAGTAACAATagtgaagaaaataaaaaagttaatgtATTTTCTCATGTCTTTCAacattttaatgaaaataaaaaaaattccacGTCTAATTTAAAGttcttttataaaacatacatgccagattatgaaaaaattattgaaaatgacaaaaaagcAGAGACTTTTGATGTACCCCCTTATTGTGAATTAGCCCCCTTAATAGTTCTGACAAAGAATTGCCAACTGTCCACTTTTGAAAATATCTTAActcaaattttaaataaatactcaaaaagtagtaaaaataaggatAAGGGGAAGCTTGACAGGGACGCCAGGAATGGTCATAAATGA